Proteins co-encoded in one Gemmatimonadaceae bacterium genomic window:
- the thrA gene encoding bifunctional aspartate kinase/homoserine dehydrogenase I, with amino-acid sequence MHKFGGASLVDAAAVRHAATLIAAQPGRRLIVASAMAGVTDALLLGATRAASGDADGLRATAVALRTKHIEAARELVKDKARRAALEGVILDLTDELQHLAHGLAVLHELTPRTSDYIVARGERLSAHLLAAALAEAGVRAEYVDATEIVRTDDAFGGASPDFEATEQAAREHVAPRLARGVVPVVPGFIGRAASGHVATLGRGGSDLTATLLARCLKGDSITLWKDVAGFLTADPRIVSDAHVIPQLTPREAAELAYYGAKVLHPRALIPLGDRNIPIRIRPFADPDFAGTEISRRRTLREYPVKAISSMSGLALLTVTGNGMLGVPGIAARTFAALHHERVSVSLISQASSEHSICFSVPEASAETARRALLAAFAQEIAHRDIDGVEMHPGVSTLAVVGLGMSGTPGIAARVFDALATGGINVVAIAQGSSELNISVVVDSRDATAAVRRIHGAFQLNRIGGGRLVRHDQVDVVLLGFGQIGRALARMLPRARQDGVTLRIVGAIDRSGFVFDPGGFSTRRLQQLVAHKASGKGLATVAGAQGATASEAVREIARHALAHPILVDVTADDTVGALTLALSSGMDLVMANKRPLGGPLADARALLDLAATQGRRMLHETTVGAGLPIIDTFHKLVESGDRVLTIEGCTSGTLGFLLDEVSKGKRFSEALKRAMQLGYTEPDPRDDLSGMDVARKALILARLIGYQGELKDIAVESLVPEALRTVGRDEFVARMAELDAPWEARARQAREKGQVWRYIARISRQRVTVALKAVPGSSPFAALSGTDNQVVFTTTRYRQNPLVITGPGAGPQVTAAGVVNDVLKLATT; translated from the coding sequence GTGCACAAGTTCGGTGGCGCCTCGCTCGTCGACGCCGCCGCGGTCCGACATGCCGCGACGCTCATCGCCGCACAGCCAGGGAGACGCCTGATCGTTGCCAGCGCGATGGCCGGGGTCACCGACGCCCTCCTCCTGGGCGCCACGCGCGCCGCATCTGGCGACGCCGACGGACTTCGGGCCACAGCGGTCGCCCTCCGCACGAAGCACATCGAGGCGGCACGCGAACTGGTGAAGGACAAGGCGCGGCGCGCCGCGCTCGAAGGCGTGATCCTCGACCTCACCGACGAGCTGCAGCACCTGGCTCACGGGCTCGCCGTGTTGCACGAACTCACGCCGCGCACCTCTGACTACATCGTGGCCCGCGGCGAGCGGCTGAGCGCGCACCTCCTCGCGGCGGCGCTGGCCGAAGCCGGAGTGCGCGCCGAGTACGTCGATGCGACCGAGATCGTGCGCACCGACGATGCCTTTGGCGGCGCCTCCCCCGACTTCGAGGCCACCGAGCAGGCGGCCCGCGAGCACGTGGCGCCTCGCCTGGCGCGCGGCGTCGTCCCCGTCGTCCCCGGCTTCATCGGGCGCGCGGCCTCGGGACACGTCGCAACGCTGGGGCGCGGTGGCTCGGACCTCACCGCCACCCTCCTCGCCCGCTGCCTCAAGGGCGATTCCATCACGCTGTGGAAGGACGTGGCCGGCTTCCTCACCGCCGACCCGCGCATCGTCAGCGACGCGCACGTGATTCCGCAACTCACGCCGCGCGAGGCCGCCGAGCTGGCGTACTACGGGGCCAAGGTCCTCCACCCGCGCGCCCTGATCCCGTTAGGCGACCGCAACATCCCCATCCGCATCCGCCCCTTCGCCGACCCGGACTTTGCCGGGACGGAGATCTCGCGCCGCCGCACGCTGCGCGAATACCCGGTGAAGGCGATCTCCTCGATGTCGGGGCTCGCCCTCCTCACGGTCACCGGAAACGGGATGCTCGGCGTTCCCGGCATCGCGGCGCGCACCTTTGCCGCGCTGCACCATGAACGCGTCTCGGTTTCGCTCATCTCGCAGGCCTCGTCGGAGCACTCGATCTGCTTCTCGGTCCCCGAGGCGAGCGCCGAGACGGCGCGCCGCGCCCTGCTGGCCGCCTTTGCGCAGGAGATCGCGCATCGCGACATCGATGGCGTCGAGATGCACCCCGGCGTCTCCACGCTGGCCGTGGTCGGGTTGGGGATGTCGGGAACGCCGGGCATCGCCGCCCGCGTCTTCGATGCGCTGGCCACCGGCGGCATCAACGTCGTCGCCATCGCGCAGGGTTCGTCGGAACTCAACATTTCCGTCGTGGTCGACTCGCGAGACGCGACGGCGGCGGTGCGCCGGATTCACGGCGCCTTTCAGCTCAACCGCATCGGCGGCGGGCGACTCGTCAGGCACGACCAGGTCGACGTGGTGCTCCTCGGCTTCGGCCAGATCGGGCGCGCCCTGGCCCGCATGCTCCCCCGCGCGCGGCAGGATGGCGTCACGCTGCGCATCGTTGGAGCGATCGACCGCTCGGGCTTCGTCTTCGACCCCGGCGGCTTCTCGACGCGCCGCCTGCAGCAGCTCGTCGCGCACAAGGCCTCAGGGAAAGGGCTCGCCACCGTCGCGGGGGCGCAGGGCGCAACGGCCAGCGAGGCGGTGCGCGAGATCGCGCGCCACGCACTGGCCCACCCCATCCTCGTCGACGTCACCGCCGACGACACGGTTGGCGCGCTCACGCTCGCGCTCTCGTCAGGCATGGACCTGGTGATGGCCAACAAGCGCCCGCTCGGCGGCCCGCTGGCCGACGCCCGCGCGCTGCTCGACCTCGCGGCCACGCAGGGGCGACGGATGCTGCACGAGACCACCGTCGGTGCCGGCCTCCCCATCATCGACACCTTCCACAAGCTCGTCGAGTCGGGCGACCGCGTGCTCACCATCGAGGGGTGCACCTCGGGGACCCTCGGCTTCCTCCTCGACGAGGTGTCCAAGGGCAAGCGCTTCTCCGAGGCGCTCAAGCGCGCGATGCAGCTGGGCTACACAGAGCCCGATCCGCGCGACGACCTCTCGGGGATGGACGTGGCGCGCAAGGCGCTCATTCTCGCCCGCCTCATCGGCTACCAGGGAGAACTCAAGGACATCGCGGTGGAGTCGCTGGTCCCCGAGGCGCTGCGCACGGTTGGTCGCGACGAGTTCGTGGCCCGCATGGCCGAGTTGGACGCGCCGTGGGAAGCGCGCGCCCGCCAGGCGCGCGAGAAGGGACAGGTGTGGCGCTACATCGCCCGCATCTCGCGGCAGCGCGTGACGGTTGCGCTCAAGGCGGTCCCGGGCTCGTCGCCCTTTGCGGCGCTCTCGGGCACCGACAACCAGGTCGTCTTCACAACCACGCGCTACCGACAGAACCCGTTGGTGATCACGGGGCCGGGGGCGGGGCCGCAGGTGACGGCCGCTGGCGTGGTGAACGACGTGCTCAAGCTGGCCACGACATGA